In Montipora foliosa isolate CH-2021 chromosome 13, ASM3666993v2, whole genome shotgun sequence, one DNA window encodes the following:
- the LOC137981566 gene encoding uncharacterized protein: MPDQGLSAKEVRRIWNDEFLPSIRREIKTEILELKSSIKALTERCNELEKSQDFVSKKYDTAIAALQSVKSEISNLDKKHTTIVNSLEEKLGELAGTIDRQDQSLCRVESALDETQQYLRRECLEINGVPISSYENPNQLVKEVGLLAGVEIDDRHIAAAHKLPDSKNVKNRLIVKFIQRDKREELYKHRKNLVGKSISHLPSVEDGNGKIFINESLTSYRKRLFGRIREYKRNNNLKYLWTSNGKIMLKVNDTSPTQAFVTHEQFEDYLDQISNH; this comes from the coding sequence ATGCCGGATCAAGGTTTAAGTGCAAAAGAAGTACGAAGAATTTGGAATGATGAATTTCTACCAAGTATAAGACGTGAAATTAAAACCGAGATACTTGAACTCAAATCGAGCATCAAAGCACTAACTGAGAGATGTAACGAGTTGGAGAAGTCTCAAGATTTTGTCTCCAAGAAATATGACACTGCCATAGCTGCTCTCCAAAGTGTTAAAAGCGAAATATCTAACCTCGATAAAAAACATACAACGATTGTAAATTCGCTTGAGGAGAAACTCGGAGAGCTGGCGGGGACAATCGACAGACAAGATCAGTCATTGTGTCGGGTCGAGAGCGCTCTTGATGAGACTCAACAGTATCTGAGGAGAGAGTGTTTAGAAATCAACGGCGTACCGATCTCATCGTATGAAAACCCCAATCAACTTGTGAAAGAAGTTGGCTTGCTCGCTGGTGTTGAAATTGATGATCGCCATATTGCCGCCGCGCATAAACTCCCAGACTCAAAGAATGTAAAAAATCGTCTCATTGTGAAATTTATTCAGAGAGATAAGAGGGAAGAACTGTACAAGCATCGGAAGAACCTGGTAGGAAAAAGCATCAGCCACCTGCCCTCAGTTGAAGATGGGAATGGCAAGATCTTTATTAATGAATCCTTGACTAGTTATCGCAAGAGGCTCTTTGGTCGCATAAGGGAGTAcaagagaaataacaatttgaaATACCTGTGGACAAGCAACGGTAAAATTATGCTGAAAGTGAATGATACGTCCCCCACACAAGCCTTTGTGACACACGAACAATTTGAGGATTATCTCGACCAGATAAGCAATCATTGA